DNA from Halobaculum sp. XH14:
CACCGCCCAGTCGCATTCCGGTCTCTCAAAGTAACGCGAAGACTGCATGCTCAACAGAAGTATACTGATACCTCACCAGATGCTCGAGAACTGCTTCTTCAGTCTCCAACTCAAGAATTGCGAACCATACTGTCCGCTGTTGGTGGTTATTGAAATCCGCCCCCACCTTTTTATGTGCGTCACTTGATCGAATATCCGGACTCTCGGATGTAGGCGACCCGCGCACACCCGGTGTATGGAATCACACGATTTCACCGCCGTAATACGGTCGGTGAAAATGAGTGCTCGCACCGTAGATCTACCGATAACCGTGATTTCCGCACTGTTAGAAAGCGTACGCAACGCGAATGGGTCGGGGCGGATTCGAACCGCCGGCCTGCTCCGTGTGAAGGAGCCGTCATAACCGGACTAGACCACCGACCCGGCAGCCGAACTACCCCGGTCGGAGACTTAACCCTTACCTCTCGGCGCGGTACGCCGCCAGCCGGTCCCGGGCGTCCCCCACTGCCCGCTTCGTCTCGCCCTCCGCGCGCTCGGAGAGCTCCTTCAGGTCCGCCTCGATCCGCTCGAGTCGGGATGGGTCCGGCTCCGCTTCCTCGCCGACGAACTCCCGGACGCGCTCCTCGATCGGTTCGAGTTCCTCCTTCACGCCCGCCGCCGCGTGTTCGGTCGCGCGACCCAGGTAGTACCGTGCGTCCTCGAAGTGCTTCGACATACCTGTCGTTCCCGAGGCGACGAATAAACGCCTTGTGGCCACTACCCGGTCACTACGCTCACAGTAAACGGAGCCGCCGAACCCGCCGAACGGGGGTCAGTACGTCGGTTCGTCCTCGGGTTCCCCGTCCCGCTGGTTCACGACCCGCGCGAAGGTGAACAGCGCGTCCGACACCCGGTTGAGGTACGCGATGGCCGCCCCGTTCACTGGTTCGTCGTTCGCCAGCGCGACCGCGCGACGCTCGGCGCGCCGGGAGACGGTCCGGGCGTGGTGCAGTTTCGCCCCCGCGTCGCTCCCCGAGGGGAGCACGAAGTTGCGGAGCGGTTCGAGCTCCTCGTCGAGTTCGTCGATCCAGTCCTCCAGCTGTTCGGTGTGTTCGGGACGGACCTGCGGGTCGTCCTCGTCTGGGTCCGGGTTGGCGAAGTCCGCCTGAACGACGTGGAGGTGGTTCTGGACCGCCCGGAGCATCTCGTCGACGTCGTCATGACCCGTCGGCCGGACCGTGCCGATCAGCGCGTTCGCCTCGTCGACCGTGCCGTACGCCTCGATCCGGGGCGACGTCTTCGACACGCGGGACATGTCACGGAGGTCGGTCTCCCCCTCGTCGCCCCGCCCGGTGTACACCGGCATCGTCAGGCGAGCGTCCGATCGACGTACTCCAGGATGTTCGCGGACTCGTTCATCGTCACGCCGCGCTCGCCGTCGACGAGCACGGGGACGGCACGCTGGCCGCTCACGCGCTTGACCTCGTCGCGCTCGGAGTGCATCGCGCCCGTCCACTCGGTCTCGTACTCGACGTCCGCGTCCGAGAGCGCGTCGTGCACCTTCTCACACCACGGACAGCCGTCCAGCGCGTACAGCGTGATGGACATGTTCCCGCCTTGGACGAGCGTGGGGAAGTAGCTTCGGACCCCGCGGGTGACACGCCCGGTCGACCGTGTCGAACGCGTCGACGAGTAAGGGTCGCGCCCGTTCCGCGTGCCAGCGGGTCGACCCGCCCTCCGGACGCGACGACCGGCCCGAATCTGGAGTTCAGCCCCGTTTCCCGGCGTGGAACGTCGTCTCGGGCTACCGTCCGCGAGAACAGTCCGACTCGCGTCAGACGGACGTCGGACGTTCCGAGACGCTTATGAGACGTGAAATGAATCGGTTCCGCGATTCGATGGAACCGAGCGACGGCGTGCCGGAACGGGAGCGGGAGCGTGCCGTGGCCGACCTCGGAGCGGGGTCGCTCCCGGCCAGCGTCGAGCGGCTGGTCGGCCGCTACGACCGGATCATCCCCGAGCGCGGCCGGTACGTGTGGGACTGGCTGGCCGACACGCTCCCCACGTTCCGGCTCGGCTCGGTCGTCCCCGAGCACGAGGCCCGGGCCGACGAGGCGCGGCTGCTCGTCTCCGTGTTCGTCACGACGCTCAACGACCTCTCGGACCGGCGTGAAGACGACGACGCGTTCGAGACGGCCGCCCTGATCCCCCAGGGGGAGTTCGACGCCGCGACCGCGGCCGATCCGGCGGTCGAGCTGGCGGCCGACGCCTGGGACGCGCTCCTCGACCGGCTGGAGGGAGCACCACGGTTCGACACCCATCTGGCGACGCTGCGCCGCGATCTGGCCTGGACCGTTCGCGCCCAGCGTCACGCCGCCTGGTCGGCGCGGCGACCCGCGGAAACGACCTACGAGGAGTGTCTCCAGGAACAGGCTCCGACGATGTGTATGGACGCGCTCGCCACGGTCGATCTGATGTGTTCGCCGACGTTCGACCCGACCGAGGAGCGCGCGGTCCGCGAGGCCGTCGCGCTCGTCGAACCGCTCGGCCGCATCGGCAACTGGCTCACGACCTGGGAGCGCGAGCTCGAGGAGGGTGACCTCGCGAACGGGATCGTCGTGAAGGGCGTCGAGGACGGCGTCGTCTCCCCCGAGGCGGTCCGCCGTGCGAGCGCCGAACCGACGGTTCGTCCCGCGTTCCGCCGTCGGATACGCGAGGCCGGGGTCGAACTGGCCGTCGAGGAGGACTGGCGACGTCGGTACGAACGGGCGCTCGGCCACGAATGGGAGACGGGGACGGTCGATCTCGATTCGTTCGTCGCCGCCATGGACGACGTCCGGCGGCGCCATGACGCGAGCCGCGGGAAGAAGTAGGGTTCCCGTTCCCGAACGGTGAAGTGGCCGCTCTCCTTGCCCCCGCCATGGACGACGGAATCGACGTCGAGGAGCTGTACGACCTCCGGCTCCTCACCGATCTCGCACTGTCCCCCGACGGCGGGCGCGTCGCGTTCGTCGCCAGCGAGTCCGATCCCGACGAGGACGCATCCCGCACGGGTCTGTACGTCGTCCCCGCCGACGGCTCGCGCGACCCGCACCGGCTGACGCGCGCCTCCGCCGCCTCCGCGCCGACCTGGGGACCCGACGGCGACACGCTGGGCTTTCTCGCGGCGCGCGACGAGGACCTCGACCGGACTGCCGGTCGGTCCGGGGACGCGGCCCGGAGCGACGCCGAGAACGGCGAGGACGACGAGTCCGGGGAGGACGGTGACGGCGACGAACCCGACCGGAACGGCGAAACCGACGGCGGCGGGAGCGACGAGCCGAAACCGCAGGTCTGGACGTTCGACCTCGCGCTGGGCGGCGACGCGCGCCAGGAAACCGGCTTCGAGCACGGCGTCCGCGAGTTCGACTTCGCCCCCGACGGCGACCGCCTGGTCGTCTCGGCCCGCGACCCGACCGACGAGGAGCAGTCGTATCTCGACCGGCGGGAGGAGGACGGCCCCATCGAGGTCACCAGGCTCCAGCACAAGCGCGACGGCGCGGGGTGGCTCGACGACGTGACGACGTACCTGTTCGTGGTCGACCGCGAGTCGGGCGAGACCGATCGGCTGGACGACGCCTACGGGGCCGGTTCCAGCGAACCGCTCGCGGGACTCCAGCCTGCATGGGGACCGACCGACCGCATCGCGTTCACCCGCTCGGCCGCCCGGAACCCGGACGACGACGGCTCGATGGACGTGTTCACCATCGGGCCGGACGGCTCCGACCTCCGGCGGCTCACCGACGGCTCGCTCCGCTGTTCCGTGCCGACGTGGAGCCCCGGGGGCGACCGCCTGGCGTTCGCCGGCGGGAACCACGAGAACTGGTACGAGCCGACCGGGGTGTACGTCGCCGAGGACGAGGCGGACGACGGCGGGGCCGACGCCCGGTACGAGTCGCTCTCGGCCGGCCTCGACCGGACGCTGGCCCGAGTCGGGACGATGGCGTGGCTCGACGGGGGGACGGTGGTCGCGCCCATCGCGGACGAGGCGTGGACCAGGCTGGCGGTCATGCCGCTCGACGGCGAGCCCCGCCGGACCTACGAGCGTCAGGGTCGCGGGCGGACCATCTCGGCGTTCGACCACGCGGGCGACACCGTCGCGCTCGGGCTCACGACGCCCGACGACACCCCGCAGGTGTTCGCGCTCGACGCCGGCGAACTCCGGGACGGCGAGACGGGCGGCCCCATCCGGCGGCTCACCTCGCTCAACGCCGCCTGGGTCGCGGACGCGCCGCTGCCCGACCACGAGGTCGTCTCCTTCGAGAACTCTGATCTGGAGGAGATCGAGGCGGTCGTCTACTACCCGTCCGAGTTCGACCCCGAAGCGGACGGCCCGGCCCCGGCCATCGCGTCCATCCACGGCGGGCCGATGAGCTACGACGCGCCGGGGTTCCGCTTCACGACCGCCTGCTGGACCAGCAGGGGGTACGTCGTCGTCAAGCCGAACTACCGCGGGTCGACCTCCTACGGCCGCGCGTTCTCGGAGTCGCTGAAGGGGAGCCGCGGCGACCTCGAATCGGACGACGTGATCTCGGCGATGGACCACCTCGTCGCGGAGGGCGTCGCCGATCCGGACCGGCTGTTCTGTACCGGCTTCAGCTACGGCGGCATCACGACGGCCCACGTCGTCACCAGGACGGACGAGTTCGCCGCCGCCGCACCCGAGCACGGCGTCTACGACTTCTACTCCAACTTCGGCACCGACGACAACCACAACTGGCACGAGTGGGAGTTCGGGATGCCCTGGGAGAACGAGGAGACGTACCGCGACATCTCCTCGATCTCGCGGGTCGACCGGATCGACACGCCGCTGCTCATCACGGCGGGCGAGGAGGACTGGCGCTGCCCGCCGACGCAGGCCGAACAGCTCTACGTCAGCGTCCGCAAGCGCGGCGTTGACGCGAAACTCGTCATCTACCCGGACGAGCACCACAACATCGGCGACCCCAAGCGGGCGACCCACCGCATCGAGGAGCTGACCGAGTGGTTCGAGGCGCACGACCCGGCACTTTCGGGCGACGACGAGGAGCAAAACGAGGACTGAGCCGGCCGGGTTTCGGACGGGGAGGAACGCTACGTGGGAGGAAGGCGCCACGTGGCGCGCGTGACTGCGGGCCGAGGCGCGCAGCGCGGTCCGCGGGAGTCACGCGAGCGAAGCGAGGGTGACAACGGAAGTCGCAGCCGACGAGCGCAGTCGTTCGAAATCTTCGATTTTCGTGATGCCGTCGGAATCCGGCGGAATCCGACTGCTGACGGGAAACCGTTGGTTTCCCGTACTGACGAGGGGGCTTCGCTCTCTCGAACCGCGAGGAGGACCGTCTTCCCGTAGCGGAGCCAGCCGAGTGCTTTCGAGAACGGCTACACGGAGAAAGGACGTACGTCGAAGTCGATAGCCGCGGGGACTATCGAGACGGTCGTCACCGAGTCCGCTCCCCAGGTCGAAACGACCGAAGAAGCAAGTCGAACTGTAGAACCGAGTAGCCGGAATCCTCAAACGGAGTAGTAGTACTCGCCCTCCCGCTTCTGCTCGCGATCCAGTTGCGAGTCCGGCTTGTTGATCCGCGGCCGGCCGGTCCGCTCGTCCCGCCTGAACGTGATGTCCAGGTCCGAGAGGAAGTCGTTCATGCCCGCGCGCATCTCCTGGGGCGGGCTGGCGTGCCCGTGTTCTGCCGGCTCGCCGTCGAACACCATGAGCCGGTCGGCGATCAGGTCGACCATGTACATGTCGTGGTCGATGACCATCACCGTCGCGTCGTGGTTCTCGGCGTAGCGCCGAATGGCCGTCGTCGCCTGCACGCGCTGCTCGACGTCGAGGTGGGCCGAGGGCTCGTCCAGCAGGTAGAGGTCCGCGTCCTTCGAGAGGCAGGCCGCGACGGCGACGCGCTGGCGCTCGCCGCCCGAGAGGTCGGTGAGGTTCTGCTCCATGATCGGGTTGAGTTGCAGCGGGCGCGCGACCTCGGTGTCCCAGTAGGAGGTTCCGAACTGGTCGGTGATCGACGAGAGGAACGCGTCCACGCGCATCGGCTGGTCGATGTCGATGTACTGGGGCTTGTAGGCGATGTCCAGCCGGACGTCGAGTTCGCCCGCGTCCGGTTCGAGCCGTCCGGCGAACAGCTTCGCCATCGTCGACTTCCCGATGCCGTTCGGGCCGACGATGCCGAGCACCTCCGACTCGTACACCGTGCCGCCCTCGACCGAGAGCGAGAACTCGCCCTCGCCGTAGGACTTCTCGAGGTCCGGGTACTCGAACAGCGGCCGGCCCGTCACCGACTCGCGGGGCGCGTGCTCCTCGAAGGTGATGGCGTTCGGCCGGATGCGCATGTTCTCGTTGTCGAGATACCCCTTCAGGTACTCGTTGATGCCGTTGCGGACCGACTTGGGGTCGGTGACGACGCCGTAGGCTCCCGGCTCGCCGTAGGTGACGTGGAGCGTGTCCGCCAACAGGTCGAGGATGGCCAGGTCGTGCTCGACGACCATCATCGAGCGCTCGCCGTCCTCGGCCAGTTCGCGGATGAGCCGGGCGGCGATCATCCGCTGGCCGATGTCGAGGTACGGCGTGATCTCGTCGAGGAAGTAGAAGTCCACGTCGCGCGCGAGCGTGGCCGCGAGCGCGACCCGCTGTAGTTCGCCGCCCGAGATGGAGTCGATGTCCTGGTCCATCACCGGCGCGATGTTCAGCCGGTCGATGAGGTAGTCGAGTTCCCCGCGTTCGTCAGTCGCCTCCAGCAGGTCGCGGGTGTTGCCGTCGAACTGGTTGGGGATCTGGTCGACGTACTGGGGCTTGCGCGCGACCGAGACGTCGCCCTCGATGACGTGCTCGACGTAGTTCTGGAGCTCGGTCCCGCGGTAGCGGTCCAGCACGGCGTCCCAGTCAGCCTCCTCGTCGTGGCGGCCGAGGTTCGGCGTCAGTTCCCCGGAGAGCATCTTCACGGCCGTGGACTTCCCGATGCCGTTCGGGCCGAGGATGCCCGTCACGGAGCCGGGTTCCGGCACCGGCAGGCCGTACAGTGAGAACGCGTTGTCGCCGTAGCGGTGGACCGGATCGTCCTCCAGTTCCGAGGGGAGGTTGATGATCTCGATGGCGTCGAACGGACACTTCTCGACGCAGATGCCACACGACTCGCCCAGACAGATCTCCTCGGAGATCCACACCTGGTCGGGGCCGCCGTCGTACGGCTCGTCCTCGTCGTAGTGGTCCCCGCGCGTGACGATGCAGTCCTTCCCGGTGCGGTTGGGCGGGCAGAAGTTCGCGCACTCGTAGTTGCAACGGTCGGGCTGGCACCTGTCCAGGTCGACGACCGCGATGCTGTCGTCGGCCATCTCAGACCGATCCGGCGAGGGTGGTCGACAGCAACACGCCGTAGGAGATGAACCAGAGGGTGAACGTCATGAACCCGACGTAGAGGTTGTCCTTGATGCCGAAATCCTCGACGGCGACGCCGAGCAGCTTCATGATCGGGTACTCGGCGAACAGGAGGCCTGCGAGGACCAGCAGCGGCTGCGTGCTCGCGGCCGTCTCCGCCGAGAGGCCGAACACCGACGCGGAGATGAACGCCGCGGCCACCCCGGTCAGACACGCGACGGTGGTGACCGCCACCCCACGCTTGTGGTCCGACAGCCCGGAGGCGGTTTCCGTACTCATACCACCACCTCCGACAGCCGGCGACAAAAGGGGTTCGCTTGGCGGTCCCGCCCAGTGCGGCCGGCACCCCCCATTCTGGCCGGTCGGCCCTGGCATCCGCTGGTCGACCCCGGTACCGGCCGGTCGACCCCGACGTGGAAACCGCTCCGGGATGTTTCGATTCGTAATCCGTCAACCTTTATGACGATGGGTTGTTTCGAATCGTAACGATGGCTGCTACCGAAGAGGAGAGTCTCGACGACCTGCCGCCCAGCGCCAAGCTCGTGTTCAAGGTGCTGGAGTACAACGGCTCGCTGACCCAGAAGGGGATCGTGGAGGAGTCGATGCTCTCGGCCCGGACGGTTCGCTACGCGCTCGAACGACTGGAGAACATCGGCATCGTCGAGGAGGACGTCTACTTCGCCGACGCACGACAGAACCTCTACCAGCTCGACGGCCCGCAGACGGCGGAGGCGGACGGCGGGCAGGAAGCCTGCTGCGCCGAGTAACCGGACGACGCTCTCCACCCCTCTCTCGTTCCGTCGCCCCACGGAGCCGAAGGTTCATCACCGAAGCCGGGACCAGCGGCCCCGTGCGCTGACGTCGACCGCGCGCCGCCACGCGAAACCCCGGGGCGAGCGGCGCACGGACGGCCGCCCCGGCCGTCCGCGCGTCCGCAGCGTGCCGTTCCCTCGAAAGCCGTTCAGAGCGCGTTCTCCACCGCGCGCGCCACCGACCGCGCCTTCTCCGCCAGGGGCTCCGGCACCTCGCCGGCCGCGACCGCCTCGTCGAGTTCGTCGTCGTCCACCCGCTCGACGCGGCCGTCCGCGTGCTTCACCACGTCGACGTGGAGGTCGACGTAGCGGACGCGCCGGGGAAACACCTCGACGGGCGTGCAGACGTTGACGTAGGTGCCCTTCCGCTCGCCGTCGGCGCTCCGGTACACCGTCGGGTACCACCAGCGGCCCTCGCGGAACGTCGTGGACGCGACGTCGCCGGCCTCCCGCCGCGCGTCCAGCGCGTCGTACGTGCCGCCGGCGCTCATCTCGCGCGCCAGCGAGACGGTGCCGTCGGCGTCCAGGTCGGTCACCTCGCCCCGGCCGAGCGTGATGAGCCGTCCGTCCGGCTTCCCGTGGCCGATGCCGAGCGAGTCGCCCGCGGCAGGCCCGAACTGGTCGGTCACGACCGCGAAGGGGAACTCGGCGTCGTCGGTCCCGTCGCCAGCGCCGTCGTCCCCGAACGAGGAGAGCGCCTCGGCGAGGTCGACGCCGGCGCTCGCGGCCGAGGACGCCGCCTTCGTCCGGTGGTGGCCCGGCATCGTCGTCGTCACCGCGCGCCGGTGCCCGTCCAGCGCGAACCGGGACTCGCGGCCGAACCAGACCCACGACCCCGCCGTCGGCGTCGCCACTGGCCCGGGCTCCCCCTCGGGTTCCGCCAGCACCGGGTCGAGCGCCCGAGCCCGTTCGGCCGCCCGGTCGAGCGCGCCGCCGAGCGCGTCCATGTCCGCGTCGCGGGCGTCGCGCGACCACTCGACCCCCCAGCCGTCGGGCACGTCGGGGTCGAGCAGGTCGGTCACCCCGACGAGTTCGCGGGCCGACGGGTCGTCCCTGCCGGCGACCCGGGTGTCCTCCCGGCCCGGAACGAGCGTCGCCAGCCCGCCCGGCGCACGGATGCGGGTGTCGAGTTCCGGCCTGCCGTCGGTCCAGGGAGCGCTCGCCTCGACGACTTGCACCCGGAACGTGTCGTCCTCGCCGACGTACCCCTCCGCGTCGTCGAACGGCAGGTACCCCTCGGCGTCGCCGAGGTCGAGCACCGCGCCGCCGCCGAGCGTCCCGGTCACGCGCCCGTCGAAGACGGCTCCCCGGGGGGTCGGGTCGCTCCAGGCGAGCGTGTCGATGCCGACCTCGCGGAGGAGGTCCGTCGCTTCGGCGACGGCGTCCGGGTCGCCCGCGACGCCGACGCCCTGCCTGTCGTCGGTCGTCTCGACGGCGACATCGTGGTCGGCCGCCGGGAGGTCGGCGTCGAACCGCCGGCGGATGGGCCGGGAGGCCTGGACGACCTCGTGGCCCGCCTCGAGCAGCAGGCGCGTCAGGGCGGTCGCGTAGATGCCGCGGACGCGCGCCCTCATCGGAGCGCGTCCGCCGTCCGGGCGAACCGAACCCGGTCGTGGACCGTCGGGCCGAGCGTCAGTTCCACGACCTCGTCGTTCAGGACGCGCCCGCCCTCGACGTAGACGCCCCACGAGTCGAAGCGGAGATACCCCCGCAGGTCGGCGGCGTGGGTGTACGTGTCGAGCCGTTCGACGTCGTGCTCCTGGATCTCGTCGTCGCCGTGGGCGACGTCCATGTCCGAGTAGTACGGCCCCGGCTCCTCGAAGAAGGACTCCAGCGCGGCAGCGTCCTCCCGGACGGCTTCGGCGACGAGCTCCGAGGCCTCCGCGAGGTCGTCCGTGTCGAGCCCGACCGCGCGGAGCGCGGCCTGCGTACGCGGGTCGAAGTGCATACCCCGGCCAACGGGGGCGAGGGATTTGAACGGTGCCACTCGCCGCGGGCGGCGTTCCAGGTGACACGGCGGCAAGAACTTAGGGGGAGGCAGGCGATTCGCAGGACATGACCGCGAAGGAACGACGGGACCCGATCGAGGAGGCCGACGACGGTTCCGCCGACCTCTACGACATCGCCACCTGGCAGGAGCGGACGTCGATCGACGGGCTCTCGGTCGCCATCTATCGGCTGCTCTCGGCGTCGGCGCGGTGGGGACTGATCCTGCTCGCGCTCCTGTTGCTCGTCGGCATCGGCGGGTTCTCGGCGCTCACCAACCCCGCGATCGGGCTGCTCACGGTGCTGTCGGCCATCCCGGCGCTCGCGCTCGCGGCCTACGTCTACCGCTCGGACATCACGACGGACGAGCCGGTGCGGCTGCTCGTCGGGACGTTCCTGCTCGGGGTGCTCACTGCGAACTTCGCGGCCGTGGTGAACACGGTCGCACAGCCGTGGTTCCGGCCGCTCGGCTTCCTTGGAACCGTGCTGTTCTTCTTCGTCATCGTCGCGCCGGTCGAGGAGACGGTGAAGCTGCTGGCGGTGCGGCTCTACGCCTACACCGACGAGAGCTTCGACGCGGTGCTCGACGGCGCGGTGTACGGCGCGATGGCCGGGCTCGGCTTCGCGTTCATCGAGAACGCGCTCTACATTACCCAGAGCGTCGGCGGCGTCGGCGAGCTGGACCTCGGGCTCGGGCTCATCGGGATGGGCGGCGGGATCACGGCGACGCGGGCGCTCGCGGGGCCGGGCCACGTCATCTACTCGGCGTTTGCCGGCTACTACCTGGGACTGGCGAAGTTCAACCCGGAGAACCGCGGGCCGATCGTCATCAAGGGGCTGCTCATCGCGGCGTTCATCCACGCGCTGTACAACTCGACGGTCGGCATCGGCTCGGGCCTGTTCGGACTCCTGTTCGAGGCGGTCGGGGTTCCGACGTTCGGCGGGCTGTTGGCCTTCTTCGTCTACGTCATCATCTACGACGGCCTGTTCGGGCTGATCCTGCTGCGGAAGATCCGGCGCTACCGTGGGGCCTACCGCGCGGCCCACGACGACGGGCGGGACGCGGCGGCGACCCCGGAGTCCGAACTGACCGAGTTCGAGAGCTGAGGACGCCGTCGGGCGGACTCAGGAGTTGAGTTTCTCGCGCGAGACGGTGACGCCGGTCGGCGTGAGGATGAGCTGGTCGTCGCCCTTCTGGACGATGTCGCCGTCGACCTCGGTGGCGACCTGTCGGAGCTCGTCGATGATGGACTCGACCGTCCGGTCGGACGTCGAGTGGCGCGTGATGTCGGCGATGACGAAGTCGCCGTCGTAGACGGCGTCCTTGATGTCGATGACGTCGCTCTGGTCGGCGATCTCGGCGATGTGGACCTGCATCCCGGCGCCCCCGTGGGCGCTCTCGAAATCGTTCAGGTCGAGCTCGACGTAATCCTCGGCGCTGTGGGTTCCCCCGCCCCCGAGAATCTTGCTCATGATGCCCATGAACTCCCATGTGTGACTGCACGCTTAAGGTCTTACGTCAGACGGGCGGGTGACGTGGCGGGCCGGCGACCGTTCCCTGCCAACCTGGACGTCCGCCGCCGGACTCACTCGACCGACTCGACCGCCTCGCTCGCCTCGAACTCGTGGACCACGAACTCGTCCGTCTCGAACTGGATCGTCTCGAGGGCTCCCGACGAGAACGCCGGGAGCGCCTCGACGAACTCGCGGTACCGCTCCGAGTTCGTGTGTCGTTCCGCCGCCGCGACGTCCTCGTACTGCTCGAAGAACCGGACGACGTTCGGCTCCGTGAGGTCCTCCATCGCACGGTACCGGACGGTCCCGTCCTCGGCCCGGGAGTCCTCGACCATCGACGCGACGTGGGCGATCGCTTCCTCGCGGCGCTCCGGGTCGATCGGGATGCTGGTGTGGACGACGAACACGGCGTTTCGTGTCGCGGTGGGGTCATGTAGCTTTCCCGGGCGTGGGAACGCCCCACTGGGAAGCGGGAGCTTCCACGGACGCCGCCCCGCGGGGAGTCGGGGCGTCGAGGTGTACCGGGGGGCGAGGCGTCGGGATCCCGACTGCCGGGACCCCCGCGTTTTTGCGCCCGCGACCCCCGCTGGGGAGCATGACCTTCAGCATCTGCGTGCGCGAGGCGTACGCCGGCGAGGACGGGGGGCGCCACGTCCGGTTCGGCGTCGCGGTGACGACGCGGCTCCCGGCCGTCGGGACGCTCTGTCCGTTCGCCTCCGAGAACGGCGCGGTTGCGACCCAGTCGCTCGTGAACGTCGAACTCGGCCGGAAGGGGGTCGAGTACCTCGACGACGGCCTGGCGGTGGAGAAGGCGCTCGACGCGCTGCTCGACGCCGACGACGGCAGCGAGAACCGACAGCTCCACGGCGTCGACGCCGATGGGACGTTCACCTTCTCGGGCGAGGCGTGCAACGACTGGTACGGCCACACGAGCGGCGAGAACTACACCGTCGCCGGGAACCTGCTGACCGGCGAGGCGGTGATCGACGCCGTGGCTGCGACGTATGAGTCCGCCGCGTTCGACGACGCCCCGCTCGCCGAGCGACTGATCGACGCGCTCGCGGCCGGCCACGAGGAGGGCGGCGACAGACGCGAGGAGCTTCCCGTCCAGTCGGCCGCGCTGAAAGTCACCGCGACCGAGGAGCGCGAGTTCGAGCCGTACTACGACGACCTCCGCGTCGACGCG
Protein-coding regions in this window:
- a CDS encoding cell division protein SepF encodes the protein MGIMSKILGGGGTHSAEDYVELDLNDFESAHGGAGMQVHIAEIADQSDVIDIKDAVYDGDFVIADITRHSTSDRTVESIIDELRQVATEVDGDIVQKGDDQLILTPTGVTVSREKLNS
- a CDS encoding DUF1028 domain-containing protein, which produces MTFSICVREAYAGEDGGRHVRFGVAVTTRLPAVGTLCPFASENGAVATQSLVNVELGRKGVEYLDDGLAVEKALDALLDADDGSENRQLHGVDADGTFTFSGEACNDWYGHTSGENYTVAGNLLTGEAVIDAVAATYESAAFDDAPLAERLIDALAAGHEEGGDRREELPVQSAALKVTATEEREFEPYYDDLRVDATETPIVDLRETFEEARRGQELILERYDEDGDDDVDDGTGEDTGTGAGNEIGEED
- a CDS encoding PrsW family intramembrane metalloprotease, with protein sequence MTAKERRDPIEEADDGSADLYDIATWQERTSIDGLSVAIYRLLSASARWGLILLALLLLVGIGGFSALTNPAIGLLTVLSAIPALALAAYVYRSDITTDEPVRLLVGTFLLGVLTANFAAVVNTVAQPWFRPLGFLGTVLFFFVIVAPVEETVKLLAVRLYAYTDESFDAVLDGAVYGAMAGLGFAFIENALYITQSVGGVGELDLGLGLIGMGGGITATRALAGPGHVIYSAFAGYYLGLAKFNPENRGPIVIKGLLIAAFIHALYNSTVGIGSGLFGLLFEAVGVPTFGGLLAFFVYVIIYDGLFGLILLRKIRRYRGAYRAAHDDGRDAAATPESELTEFES
- a CDS encoding putative quinol monooxygenase, giving the protein MFVVHTSIPIDPERREEAIAHVASMVEDSRAEDGTVRYRAMEDLTEPNVVRFFEQYEDVAAAERHTNSERYREFVEALPAFSSGALETIQFETDEFVVHEFEASEAVESVE